In Brevibacillus brevis NBRC 100599, a single genomic region encodes these proteins:
- the edeP gene encoding edeine non-ribosomal peptide synthetase EdeP → MRQDKKQWKVGYPLSHPQKRIWYTEKLHPQLPIHTLGGMVRVQGKVKLDVLEAAIHLFIQKNDTLRLNYQEEETVLQFVGEYEPQPLQVFDFSQEPNAPDRCRQVLQALFTKPFSIGQEPLFYFCLIQLSDEEAGYFVKLHHLIADGWSISIMTEQIAHYYDTLLAGGTVHVGDEHAYQAFVDREHAYAQSERFEKDKRYWRDKFQSLPVITTLQKATETTEGKRKVYAFNQEDSTRIRQFAEQMKCSLNSVFVALVSLYLQRCTRQEEIVIGTPLLNRSGKVERKIFGMFTSTMPFRLAVPMEMDAFDYVKYVNRELTSCFFHQKYPYDLLAQELELKKHGYDSLFQICVNYYSTQLPFTLGGYSVTNEEFYNGHQLYSLQVIIREWDTDEQLTLELDYKIAEYTEEDIDRIADHLVRLLNQMISNPEGPLSNLNFLADEELALQLNTWNDTAASYPSEKTVVQLFEEQVMRSPQGIALESEGRTLTFQELQDQVNRLAQSLRNRGVGPGVIVALLADHSPEMIIGLLAVLKAGGAYLPIDPQLPSQRIEYLLSDSRADLLLRHTSRSEDISWSKSILELGDSSLYRNDGAILESVNQPDDLAYVIYTSGSTGNPKGVMVTHRGLVNYISWAKDRYLSCPEEAFALYSSLAFDLTVTSIFCPLVKGNRMVIYPHSDSEFVLSRIFSDGRSHVVKLTPAHLFLLQEIALPSTTVKRVIVGGEDLKVSLAEAIHAKWNGQIEILNEYGPTETVVGCMIYQYDPVTDGEGSVPIGHPISNVQLYILDSYGKPIPIGSTGELFISGDSVARGYLNREELTQERFLPDPFQPGKVMYKTGDLVRYRPNGVMEYLGRADYQVKIHGYRIELGEIEQQLLGHASVREAVVIDRMDTWGRKYLCAYLITETSFREKELREELASRLPAYMIPSQIVQLEQFPLTSNGKVDRKQLPEPVMERKGAEDETSPRDEFDKLLVEVYEDVLGHSPFGLQDPFSQLGGDSIKAIQVSYRLHQRGIKIPVRDILIYDTIAELKARSDWSWGVEQIPQEPCTGELPSSPIVSWFLSQQFRNADHWNQSLLLESKEKVTLEEFEASLSALVSHHDCLRLNYSAKEGKLFYNERHLTNRVSVSYVDLSSVPQEEQERRMLEAMRDCAVSFKLEESILFTGCLFELGPDRPQRLFLTAHHLVVDGVSWRILLEDLMSALASLKRNEPINLPDKTHSMQAWIKEVSAYYQSTQASKEKAYWDMFSIPEDQLPTDFDFGEDLVEYSATSTRTLSAEMTSRLLTTANRMFNTGPQDLLVAALTRTLSDVFDRERLLLVMESHGRESSIHTMNVTRTVGWFTSMYPVLFETNPSNRTDHLKGVKEKLRQIPMGGLGFGWLKPDLLAAVDKSHVRFNYLGSVDNQLSDELVLMGGNLAVDAGVGNHLTALLDVAALIRQGELQVSVTYSLRKYSEETMEKLLTLFINELEQLIDHCCHQEVPEFTPSDFEEVELTQKELDLLFG, encoded by the coding sequence TTGCGCCAGGATAAGAAGCAATGGAAGGTCGGTTATCCTTTAAGTCATCCACAAAAGCGTATCTGGTATACGGAAAAATTACATCCACAGCTTCCTATCCATACGTTAGGGGGGATGGTGCGAGTTCAAGGAAAGGTGAAGCTGGATGTACTGGAAGCGGCCATTCACCTGTTCATTCAAAAGAACGATACCTTGCGACTCAACTATCAGGAGGAAGAGACAGTCCTTCAGTTTGTTGGAGAGTACGAACCGCAGCCATTGCAGGTGTTTGATTTCAGTCAGGAACCGAATGCCCCTGATCGGTGCAGACAAGTCCTGCAAGCTTTGTTTACAAAGCCGTTTTCAATCGGACAAGAGCCTCTGTTCTACTTTTGTCTGATCCAACTGAGTGACGAGGAAGCAGGGTATTTTGTAAAGCTACACCATTTGATTGCTGATGGCTGGTCCATCTCAATCATGACAGAACAAATTGCTCACTATTATGACACGTTGTTGGCAGGCGGTACCGTTCATGTAGGAGATGAACACGCTTATCAAGCTTTTGTCGACAGGGAGCATGCCTATGCTCAGTCTGAGAGATTTGAAAAGGACAAGCGCTACTGGCGGGACAAGTTTCAGAGCTTGCCCGTAATCACGACATTACAAAAGGCAACAGAGACTACCGAAGGCAAGCGCAAAGTCTATGCATTTAACCAGGAAGATTCGACAAGAATACGCCAGTTTGCGGAACAGATGAAATGCTCGCTAAATTCCGTGTTTGTAGCTCTCGTCAGTCTTTACCTTCAGCGTTGTACGAGGCAAGAAGAAATCGTGATTGGTACGCCGCTGTTAAACCGTTCAGGCAAAGTGGAGCGCAAAATATTCGGGATGTTTACCAGCACCATGCCTTTTCGTCTGGCAGTTCCGATGGAAATGGATGCCTTCGATTATGTTAAATATGTCAACAGGGAATTGACTTCTTGTTTTTTTCATCAGAAATATCCGTACGATTTGCTGGCTCAAGAGTTGGAATTGAAGAAACATGGCTATGACAGCCTGTTTCAGATTTGTGTGAATTATTACAGCACGCAGCTGCCCTTCACCCTTGGTGGGTACTCCGTGACGAATGAAGAGTTTTACAACGGTCACCAGTTGTATTCGCTCCAGGTCATTATTAGGGAGTGGGATACAGATGAACAATTGACGCTGGAATTGGATTATAAGATCGCCGAGTACACGGAAGAAGATATTGACCGAATAGCTGATCATCTCGTGCGGCTACTCAATCAGATGATATCGAATCCAGAAGGACCGCTATCCAATCTGAACTTCCTTGCTGACGAAGAGCTGGCGCTACAGCTCAATACATGGAACGATACTGCAGCTTCCTATCCCAGCGAGAAGACGGTTGTCCAGTTGTTTGAAGAGCAAGTAATGCGCTCGCCACAAGGAATTGCATTGGAGTCAGAGGGGCGCACGCTGACATTCCAGGAACTGCAGGATCAAGTGAATCGACTCGCTCAGTCGTTGCGAAACCGAGGAGTTGGTCCTGGCGTAATTGTGGCGTTGCTAGCAGATCATTCGCCAGAGATGATCATCGGACTGTTGGCTGTTCTAAAAGCTGGCGGGGCATACCTTCCGATTGATCCTCAGCTCCCTTCACAGCGTATTGAATACCTGCTGTCTGATTCGAGAGCGGACCTGTTGCTTCGTCACACTTCGCGATCAGAGGATATTTCGTGGTCTAAATCAATTCTGGAGCTCGGTGATTCGTCCTTGTATCGAAATGATGGGGCAATCCTGGAATCGGTCAATCAGCCAGATGATTTGGCCTATGTCATTTATACATCAGGCTCTACTGGAAATCCGAAGGGAGTCATGGTTACTCATCGAGGGCTAGTCAACTATATTTCGTGGGCGAAAGACCGCTATCTCTCTTGTCCTGAAGAAGCGTTTGCTCTGTATTCCTCACTGGCATTTGATTTGACGGTTACGTCCATTTTCTGCCCGCTGGTAAAGGGAAATCGGATGGTTATTTATCCTCACTCCGATTCAGAGTTTGTGTTATCGCGCATCTTTAGTGACGGACGCTCTCATGTTGTAAAGTTGACACCTGCCCATCTGTTTTTGCTGCAAGAGATCGCTCTGCCTTCTACTACGGTAAAGAGAGTGATAGTGGGCGGCGAGGACTTGAAGGTGAGTCTGGCTGAGGCCATTCATGCGAAATGGAACGGACAAATCGAAATTCTCAATGAGTATGGCCCTACTGAGACAGTAGTCGGATGCATGATCTATCAATACGATCCAGTGACCGATGGCGAAGGATCTGTACCGATTGGACATCCGATCAGTAACGTGCAGCTCTATATTTTGGATTCATATGGGAAGCCAATCCCAATCGGATCGACTGGAGAGCTATTCATCTCGGGAGATAGTGTGGCACGGGGGTATCTTAACCGCGAGGAATTGACGCAAGAGCGCTTCCTACCCGATCCGTTTCAGCCAGGGAAAGTGATGTACAAGACAGGCGATCTGGTTCGCTATCGTCCCAATGGAGTCATGGAGTATTTGGGGCGAGCTGACTATCAGGTGAAGATTCATGGATACCGCATTGAGTTGGGTGAAATTGAACAGCAGCTACTTGGTCATGCTTCTGTGCGTGAGGCAGTGGTGATTGATCGCATGGATACGTGGGGGCGTAAGTACCTTTGTGCTTATTTGATCACGGAAACATCTTTCCGGGAAAAAGAGCTCCGCGAAGAACTGGCAAGTCGATTGCCCGCTTACATGATCCCTTCGCAAATCGTGCAGCTTGAACAATTTCCGCTGACCTCAAATGGCAAAGTTGATCGAAAACAGCTTCCCGAACCTGTCATGGAGCGAAAAGGTGCGGAGGATGAAACCAGTCCTCGTGACGAGTTTGACAAGCTATTGGTTGAAGTGTATGAGGACGTGCTCGGTCATTCGCCATTTGGTTTACAGGACCCGTTTTCCCAGCTAGGGGGGGACTCGATCAAAGCGATTCAGGTTTCTTATCGATTGCATCAGCGGGGAATCAAGATTCCGGTTAGAGACATCTTGATTTATGACACGATTGCAGAACTAAAAGCGAGAAGTGACTGGAGTTGGGGAGTGGAACAGATCCCACAAGAGCCGTGTACGGGCGAGTTGCCTTCATCTCCCATTGTTTCTTGGTTTTTGTCACAACAGTTCCGCAATGCTGATCATTGGAACCAGTCGTTGCTCCTCGAAAGCAAGGAAAAAGTAACGCTGGAGGAGTTTGAGGCGAGTCTGTCAGCACTGGTTAGTCATCACGATTGTTTGCGACTCAATTACTCGGCAAAAGAGGGGAAGCTCTTTTACAATGAGCGCCACCTAACCAATCGAGTGTCAGTATCTTACGTCGACCTTTCTTCCGTACCGCAAGAAGAACAGGAGAGAAGAATGCTTGAGGCGATGAGAGATTGTGCTGTTAGCTTCAAGTTGGAAGAATCAATACTGTTTACCGGTTGTCTCTTTGAATTGGGACCGGATCGACCTCAGCGATTGTTTCTGACGGCCCATCATCTTGTTGTGGACGGTGTCTCCTGGAGGATTCTCCTGGAAGATTTGATGAGCGCCTTGGCCAGTCTGAAACGTAATGAGCCGATTAATTTGCCAGATAAAACGCATTCGATGCAAGCGTGGATCAAGGAAGTCTCCGCCTATTACCAGTCGACTCAAGCAAGCAAAGAAAAAGCATATTGGGACATGTTTTCCATCCCGGAAGACCAGCTACCGACTGACTTCGATTTTGGAGAAGACTTGGTAGAATACAGTGCTACATCTACTCGCACACTTTCAGCCGAGATGACGTCGCGACTGTTGACAACGGCCAACCGAATGTTTAATACGGGTCCCCAAGACCTATTGGTTGCAGCACTTACTCGGACACTGAGTGATGTGTTTGATAGGGAGCGTCTCTTGCTGGTAATGGAGTCGCATGGGCGTGAGTCTTCTATTCACACGATGAACGTAACCAGAACAGTAGGATGGTTTACCAGCATGTATCCTGTTTTGTTTGAAACGAATCCATCCAATCGGACCGATCACCTAAAAGGGGTAAAGGAGAAGTTGCGCCAGATTCCGATGGGCGGGCTTGGGTTTGGCTGGCTAAAGCCTGATCTGCTCGCGGCAGTGGACAAATCCCATGTTCGATTCAATTATCTGGGATCCGTGGATAATCAACTGAGTGATGAGCTGGTTCTCATGGGAGGAAACTTGGCGGTTGATGCCGGAGTGGGTAATCATTTGACAGCACTGCTTGACGTGGCTGCTCTCATTCGCCAAGGAGAACTTCAGGTTTCTGTTACGTACAGCTTGCGCAAGTATAGCGAGGAGACCATGGAGAAGTTACTTACGTTGTTTATCAATGAATTGGAGCAGCTCATTGATCATTGCTGCCATCAGGAGGTCCCTGAATTTACGCCATCGGATTTTGAAGAGGTGGAATTGACGCAAAAAGAGCTGGATTTGCTGTTTGGTTAA
- a CDS encoding TlpA family protein disulfide reductase, giving the protein MKKLLLAVIVLLGGGLAVWEKPQETAAIVAEVQKPEVGFAAPHFTLTGLDQQTYKVEGKRAKPLVLNFWASWCGPCKLEAPDLQKVYEKYGGQVDLYGVNVTSNDSPEAAMAFVTNYKLTFPIPMDVAGTVSNRYKVMAFPTTYLIDADGIVRKKIIGMVDAPTLELELRQLLSPKP; this is encoded by the coding sequence ATGAAAAAGCTGTTGCTCGCGGTGATCGTATTATTGGGGGGCGGACTTGCTGTTTGGGAAAAGCCTCAAGAAACAGCCGCAATCGTAGCAGAGGTTCAAAAACCGGAAGTTGGCTTTGCGGCTCCTCATTTTACACTGACAGGATTGGATCAGCAGACGTACAAGGTAGAAGGCAAAAGGGCGAAACCATTGGTCTTGAATTTTTGGGCTTCCTGGTGTGGACCATGCAAGCTGGAAGCGCCTGATTTACAAAAAGTCTATGAAAAATACGGCGGACAGGTTGATCTGTATGGTGTGAACGTCACGAGCAATGACAGCCCGGAAGCAGCCATGGCCTTCGTCACCAACTATAAGCTGACATTTCCGATACCGATGGACGTCGCTGGAACTGTGTCGAACCGTTACAAGGTGATGGCATTCCCAACGACTTACTTGATTGACGCGGATGGAATCGTACGAAAAAAGATCATCGGTATGGTTGATGCTCCTACACTGGAGCTGGAACTGCGCCAGTTGTTAAGTCCAAAGCCATAA
- a CDS encoding thioredoxin family protein, which produces MGANVAHKFRTGLKPQAFVESMTKNQDTYQNWSDAFSWEDEQDRAFFASLQHRDDLRCLILAAEWCGDVVRNLPVVLHALKETDMPVEIMVMEEHLDLMDEFLTMGGRAIPVVIFADTGGHVLAKWGPRPKHVQAVMTTFKQQNPDRNASDYEDKIKVARAEMLEQYGEGTGYQQVIVKELRELLSSI; this is translated from the coding sequence ATGGGGGCAAATGTAGCACATAAATTCCGTACGGGGCTCAAGCCACAAGCGTTTGTGGAAAGCATGACGAAAAATCAGGATACATACCAAAACTGGTCGGATGCATTTTCATGGGAGGATGAACAAGACCGTGCGTTTTTTGCTTCTCTCCAGCATCGTGATGACCTCAGATGCTTGATTTTGGCTGCGGAATGGTGTGGCGACGTCGTTCGCAACTTGCCAGTCGTCTTGCATGCCTTAAAAGAAACAGACATGCCAGTGGAAATTATGGTGATGGAAGAACACCTCGATCTCATGGATGAGTTTCTTACGATGGGCGGTCGGGCGATCCCTGTTGTTATTTTCGCAGACACGGGTGGACATGTTCTGGCAAAATGGGGACCACGACCGAAGCATGTCCAAGCTGTCATGACGACATTCAAACAACAAAACCCGGACCGAAACGCCTCGGATTATGAAGACAAGATTAAAGTAGCGCGTGCCGAAATGCTCGAGCAGTATGGAGAAGGAACTGGCTACCAGCAAGTGATTGTCAAAGAACTGAGAGAGCTACTTTCCTCGATTTAA
- a CDS encoding efflux RND transporter periplasmic adaptor subunit, translating to MKRSKKPVILALLAITLVAGCSSPQAETPPTETVEAAATPVQVETVATGSVVSDSGLTAKLAPSEEVQVSPKMGGKISSLPVKLGQYVTKGQVLFKLDEKDLVNGVKQAEAAYNVSKASLNQAGSSSDQGLVQAKNSLKQAETALQDAKVNQQRMQQLFSQGAISAQQMEQANSQLTTAQTSYDNAQQTLQSAGQKTSVQVSEASVQQAQVSLQNAREQLANATVTSPINGYISSVSGAVGQMAGQQPVVVVVNTNPLLVKANLSEADITKVKVGTTVKVNVQSTGKTIDAKVTAMSPIMDSQLKAYPVEITIPNPSNELKSDMVVNVTFPSVGESGAKSIVVTRGAVFDRDGKQYVFKLEGDIAKQVEVTTGKSSSDQIEILTGLSAGDKIVVKGQTLLQDGGKVTIQ from the coding sequence ATGAAACGAAGTAAAAAACCCGTCATTTTGGCATTGCTGGCCATCACTCTAGTGGCAGGGTGCTCCAGCCCGCAAGCGGAAACGCCGCCTACGGAAACGGTGGAAGCCGCCGCAACCCCTGTACAGGTTGAAACGGTCGCTACAGGCTCAGTAGTATCAGATTCTGGTCTCACGGCAAAGCTGGCGCCGAGTGAGGAAGTGCAAGTTTCCCCGAAAATGGGCGGGAAAATTTCTTCCCTGCCAGTGAAACTGGGACAATACGTGACAAAAGGTCAAGTATTGTTCAAGCTCGATGAAAAAGATCTGGTGAACGGTGTCAAGCAAGCAGAAGCAGCCTACAATGTATCAAAAGCCAGCTTAAACCAAGCAGGCAGCAGTTCAGATCAAGGCTTGGTGCAAGCAAAAAATAGCTTGAAGCAGGCAGAAACTGCCCTTCAGGATGCAAAAGTAAACCAGCAGCGGATGCAACAGCTCTTTTCACAAGGAGCGATTTCCGCACAGCAGATGGAACAGGCAAACTCCCAACTGACAACAGCACAGACTTCTTATGATAACGCACAGCAGACTTTACAATCAGCTGGGCAAAAAACGAGCGTACAAGTTTCTGAAGCATCTGTGCAGCAAGCACAAGTAAGTCTACAAAATGCTCGTGAGCAATTGGCGAATGCGACTGTGACGTCTCCGATCAACGGATATATTTCCAGCGTAAGCGGTGCAGTTGGTCAAATGGCAGGTCAGCAGCCGGTTGTGGTTGTCGTTAACACGAACCCTCTTCTGGTAAAAGCAAATCTGTCAGAAGCTGATATCACAAAAGTAAAAGTAGGAACAACCGTAAAAGTAAACGTACAATCTACAGGAAAAACGATTGATGCCAAAGTAACGGCGATGAGTCCAATCATGGATTCGCAGCTCAAGGCATACCCAGTGGAGATTACGATTCCAAACCCATCCAATGAGCTGAAGTCCGATATGGTTGTGAATGTGACCTTCCCATCGGTTGGGGAAAGCGGAGCAAAATCGATCGTTGTAACGCGCGGTGCAGTTTTTGATCGCGATGGCAAACAGTATGTATTCAAGCTGGAAGGTGACATTGCCAAACAAGTCGAGGTCACTACAGGCAAATCCTCCAGTGATCAGATCGAAATTTTGACAGGCTTGTCTGCCGGCGATAAGATCGTGGTAAAAGGGCAAACATTGCTCCAAGATGGCGGCAAAGTTACGATTCAGTAA
- a CDS encoding lysine 2,3-aminomutase: protein MSVKVLMGKKGFEEFATIVGFTEAEKEERGALLEQSYMPFKVTRYYAELIASQSEPYRTQMINIVLPPPGVKPYKGRFDPYGNKSYRQDETAFLQHKYKKTLLLHIDDFCIANCQFCYKVNEIRHEDIGYTNIMDKAERAVQYLEAHPYIDNVLFTGGDPASFRKTSDLIKLISTLLSVKSIRLVRFATKALAYDPARFLDGELLAFFDQVRQTPGKQVSVISQFNHPGEISDVSIQATQALLSVGVQIRGQPAIIRGVNDSVETLIDLQRKFLDNRIISYYLTVFMPVRGVEQYAIPLDEAFRNVAESKRNLGGLEKKGVLLTSHDFGKLEICGFYPTAERPEKIVLKWHQAVGPDYLPERLKELIPTRSEDLMILDYKQGEMYCLDHVFEHNGLPYVNADGEIVENLPSEAVR from the coding sequence TTGAGTGTCAAGGTACTAATGGGAAAAAAGGGGTTTGAGGAGTTTGCAACAATTGTCGGCTTTACAGAAGCAGAAAAGGAAGAACGCGGTGCATTGCTGGAGCAGTCTTATATGCCATTCAAGGTGACTCGCTATTATGCCGAGTTGATTGCGAGTCAATCAGAGCCTTATCGTACCCAGATGATCAATATCGTGCTTCCTCCACCGGGAGTGAAACCCTATAAAGGCCGTTTTGATCCGTATGGAAACAAGTCGTACCGTCAGGATGAAACAGCATTCCTGCAACACAAGTACAAAAAGACATTATTGCTTCACATCGACGACTTTTGTATTGCCAACTGCCAGTTCTGCTACAAAGTGAACGAAATCCGCCATGAAGATATTGGATACACCAATATTATGGACAAGGCAGAAAGGGCAGTGCAGTATTTGGAAGCCCATCCGTACATTGATAATGTCCTCTTTACTGGTGGAGACCCTGCTTCTTTCCGTAAAACTTCTGACTTAATCAAGCTGATCAGCACGCTATTGAGTGTGAAGAGTATTCGACTCGTTCGCTTTGCAACCAAGGCTTTGGCCTATGACCCTGCTCGTTTTCTTGATGGAGAGCTGCTGGCGTTTTTTGACCAAGTAAGACAGACGCCTGGTAAGCAGGTAAGTGTGATTTCCCAGTTCAACCATCCTGGGGAAATCAGTGACGTTTCGATCCAAGCAACGCAAGCACTGCTATCCGTCGGTGTCCAGATTCGCGGACAGCCTGCTATCATTCGTGGCGTGAACGATTCTGTCGAGACCTTGATCGACTTGCAGCGCAAGTTTTTGGATAATCGAATCATTTCGTATTATTTGACGGTGTTTATGCCAGTTAGGGGAGTCGAGCAGTATGCCATTCCACTGGACGAGGCGTTCCGGAATGTGGCCGAGTCCAAACGCAATCTGGGTGGCTTGGAGAAAAAAGGGGTGCTTCTTACTTCGCACGACTTTGGAAAACTAGAGATTTGTGGCTTTTATCCGACAGCCGAGCGCCCTGAAAAAATTGTTTTGAAATGGCATCAAGCGGTCGGACCAGACTATCTTCCAGAGCGGTTGAAGGAATTAATCCCAACCCGTTCAGAAGACCTGATGATTTTGGACTACAAACAGGGAGAGATGTACTGCCTCGACCATGTTTTCGAACATAATGGCTTGCCGTACGTGAATGCAGATGGGGAGATCGTGGAAAACCTGCCGAGTGAAGCTGTTCGGTAA
- a CDS encoding cytochrome c biogenesis CcdA family protein — protein MTGDITVFVAFAAGFLSFISPCCLPLYPSFLSYITGVTIDEVKKGRAVFRKEAFLHTFFFIVGFSIIFVALGLSTSWIGSLFTDQQDLIRQLGGILLAVIGFVMLGVFKMDWMMRSFKIDLKSRPLGYTGSILVGMTYAAGWTPCVGPILSGIIVMGVSNPSSALAYTLAYTLGFAIPFFVMTFFISKVKAIVKYSDLFMKIGGAIMILFGILLYTDKLTDITRVLIQMYGGFTGF, from the coding sequence ATGACTGGCGATATTACTGTGTTTGTGGCTTTTGCAGCAGGTTTTCTCTCGTTTATTTCTCCTTGCTGCCTGCCGCTTTATCCGTCCTTTTTGTCTTACATAACTGGAGTAACGATTGATGAGGTAAAGAAAGGGAGAGCGGTTTTTCGCAAGGAAGCCTTCTTGCATACCTTTTTCTTCATTGTCGGGTTTTCGATCATTTTCGTTGCGCTTGGGCTGTCTACATCTTGGATCGGAAGCTTATTCACCGACCAGCAGGACTTGATTCGTCAATTGGGCGGTATTTTGCTTGCTGTTATTGGCTTTGTTATGCTTGGCGTGTTTAAAATGGATTGGATGATGCGTTCTTTTAAAATCGATTTAAAATCGAGGCCATTGGGGTATACTGGGTCCATACTGGTGGGAATGACGTATGCAGCTGGCTGGACACCTTGTGTGGGACCCATTCTTTCAGGCATTATCGTCATGGGTGTATCCAATCCTTCAAGCGCCTTGGCTTACACATTGGCGTATACACTTGGTTTCGCCATTCCGTTTTTTGTCATGACATTCTTCATCAGTAAGGTGAAAGCGATTGTGAAGTATTCCGACCTGTTTATGAAAATCGGAGGAGCCATTATGATTTTGTTCGGTATTCTTCTGTATACAGATAAACTGACGGATATTACACGCGTTCTCATTCAAATGTACGGAGGCTTTACGGGATTCTAA
- the edeQ gene encoding edeine self-resistance N-acetyltransferase EdeQ, with amino-acid sequence MPVTLREVTLENWEECIELEPTPEQSEFVAPNLYSIAESKFQTTFVPLAIYHDDTMVGFVMYGLDPDDGNYWIYRLLIDAKYQRLGYGRTAISQVIDILKAKEDCQKIVIGYAPANVAAENLYASLGFQKNGMVLFGETIAELNF; translated from the coding sequence ATGCCTGTGACACTTCGTGAAGTAACTTTGGAAAACTGGGAAGAGTGTATTGAACTGGAACCTACTCCCGAACAGAGCGAGTTTGTTGCCCCAAACCTTTACTCCATCGCTGAATCAAAGTTTCAAACTACATTTGTTCCTTTGGCCATATACCATGATGACACGATGGTTGGCTTTGTCATGTATGGGCTTGACCCCGACGACGGAAATTACTGGATTTACAGACTCTTAATTGATGCGAAGTACCAACGACTAGGCTATGGACGTACTGCCATTTCACAAGTCATTGATATCCTGAAAGCAAAGGAAGATTGTCAAAAAATTGTCATTGGCTATGCCCCAGCCAATGTCGCAGCCGAAAACCTTTACGCTTCGCTCGGATTTCAAAAGAATGGAATGGTTTTGTTCGGCGAGACGATTGCAGAATTGAACTTTTAA
- a CDS encoding YycC family protein — MRPLQISPETAVKLAEALQVPLERLMHMPQHILLQKMMELANQEKEANEAANKNQE, encoded by the coding sequence ATGCGTCCATTACAAATATCACCGGAGACGGCAGTCAAACTGGCGGAAGCACTTCAGGTACCCTTGGAACGCCTCATGCACATGCCGCAGCATATTTTGTTGCAAAAAATGATGGAGCTGGCTAATCAAGAAAAGGAAGCAAACGAAGCAGCGAATAAAAACCAAGAATAG